A single window of Agromyces aureus DNA harbors:
- a CDS encoding SDR family oxidoreductase gives MTARAPGSAIVTGAGSGIGRAIAIALLDDGWGVTFAGLHAETLRDAAGRCSEPPHPGTGAPDDEPTADRGIRSNALVVEADVSDPASVTALFAAHAARFGRLDLLVNNAGTFGPAADVGELDPDAWQATLAVNVTGSVLCAGAAFRQMRDQRPQGGRIINNASISAQSPRPRSVAYTTTKHAITGLSKSIELDGRPYGITCTQIDVGNVRTGLLDALNGAGAVQADGTLRVEPSMDAAPLAELVAHIAALPLGVSVPHLTVTAAGMPFVGRG, from the coding sequence ATGACAGCCAGGGCGCCCGGGTCGGCGATCGTCACGGGCGCCGGCAGCGGCATCGGGCGCGCCATCGCGATCGCCCTGCTCGACGACGGCTGGGGGGTGACCTTCGCTGGCCTGCATGCCGAGACGCTGCGCGACGCTGCGGGCCGGTGCTCCGAGCCGCCCCACCCCGGCACGGGAGCGCCGGACGACGAGCCGACGGCCGACCGCGGCATCCGCTCGAACGCGCTCGTGGTCGAAGCCGACGTGAGCGATCCGGCGAGCGTCACAGCTCTCTTCGCAGCGCACGCCGCTCGGTTCGGCCGCCTCGACCTGCTCGTGAACAACGCCGGCACGTTCGGTCCGGCCGCGGATGTCGGCGAGCTCGACCCCGACGCCTGGCAGGCCACGCTGGCCGTCAACGTCACCGGCTCAGTGCTCTGCGCCGGCGCCGCGTTCCGACAGATGCGCGACCAGCGGCCGCAGGGCGGCCGCATCATCAACAATGCGTCGATCTCGGCGCAGTCGCCGCGGCCGAGGTCGGTCGCCTACACGACGACCAAGCACGCGATCACGGGCCTGTCGAAGTCGATCGAGCTCGACGGCCGCCCGTACGGCATCACCTGCACCCAGATCGACGTCGGCAACGTGCGCACCGGCCTGCTCGACGCGCTCAACGGCGCGGGGGCCGTGCAGGCCGACGGCACGCTCCGGGTCGAGCCGAGCATGGACGCCGCCCCGCTGGCCGAGCTGGTCGCGCACATCGCGGCGCTCCCCCTCGGCGTCAGCGTTCCGCACCTCACGGTCACCGCAGCGGGCATGCCGTTCGTCGGTCGCGGCTGA
- the xdhC gene encoding xanthine dehydrogenase accessory protein XdhC → MSARTLDWLDALRRLRDERTPAVVVTLAMVRGHAPRNGGAKMVVAPAELFGTVGGGNLEATAVRRAREMLAVGDGEPQLLTLALSDKAVTEYGVQCCGGEVTMLLEPVQVVPSVAVFGIGHVGLELARILARHELDLHLVDSRADMLAPARLEPLADAVATVHVHHAPVPEAALADLEPGAHVLVMTHDHIEDLAIVETALRTDGLGSIGLIGSSSKWARFRKKLREVGHDDAAMARVTTPIGIPEVAGKAPAVIAVSVAARLLQLIEEARGTARPAAPEAAETSEASEAPEASEAPDAAEAPDAAAAPELAAAPVTAR, encoded by the coding sequence ATGTCCGCGCGCACGCTGGACTGGCTCGACGCCCTGCGGCGGCTGCGCGATGAGCGCACGCCGGCCGTGGTCGTGACGCTGGCCATGGTGCGCGGCCACGCGCCCCGCAACGGCGGCGCGAAGATGGTGGTCGCCCCGGCCGAGCTGTTCGGCACGGTCGGAGGCGGCAATCTCGAGGCCACCGCGGTGCGCCGCGCCAGGGAGATGCTCGCCGTCGGCGACGGCGAGCCGCAGCTGCTGACCCTGGCGCTCAGCGACAAGGCCGTCACGGAGTACGGCGTGCAGTGCTGTGGAGGGGAGGTCACGATGCTGCTCGAACCCGTGCAGGTGGTTCCGTCGGTCGCGGTGTTCGGCATCGGGCACGTCGGCCTCGAGCTCGCGCGGATCCTCGCGCGGCACGAGCTCGACCTGCACCTCGTCGACTCGCGCGCCGACATGCTCGCGCCCGCCCGGCTCGAACCGCTCGCGGATGCCGTCGCCACCGTGCACGTGCACCACGCCCCCGTGCCGGAGGCCGCGCTCGCAGACCTCGAGCCCGGTGCGCACGTGCTGGTGATGACGCACGACCACATCGAGGACCTCGCGATCGTCGAGACCGCGCTCCGCACCGACGGGCTCGGCTCGATCGGGCTCATCGGATCGTCGTCGAAGTGGGCCAGGTTCCGCAAGAAGCTGCGCGAGGTCGGTCACGACGACGCGGCGATGGCCAGGGTCACGACGCCGATCGGCATCCCCGAGGTCGCCGGCAAGGCGCCGGCGGTGATCGCCGTGAGCGTCGCGGCACGCCTGCTGCAGCTCATCGAGGAGGCGCGGGGCACCGCTCGCCCGGCGGCGCCCGAAGCTGCCGAAACGTCCGAAGCATCCGAAGCACCTGAGGCATCCGAAGCGCCCGACGCCGCTGAAGCACCAGATGCCGCTGCGGCACCCGAGCTCGCAGCGGCACCCGTCACCGCGCGATGA
- a CDS encoding NCS2 family permease, protein MSQPTSVRNDADPTPEPEAPATIKGGLDRFFEITARGSTYGREIRGGIVTFVTMAYIVILNPLIIGGINASDVEGHFLDPAQVGAATGLTAGVMTILFGIVARLPFAIAAGLGINSFLAVSVVGNVTWQEAMGLVVINGVIIVILGATGARTAIFRAVPKALKASITVGIGLFIAFIGFVDSGFVTRTPGGPPVQLGDAGSITSIPTAIFLLGVVLIGILVARKVPGGILIGIVATTIVAIIAQSLLKLGPSFEDPNGWHMTIPELPSQIFTVPDFGLVGQFDLFGAFERIGVLSATMLVFTLVFTNFFDAMGTMTGLAKNAGVAAKDGTFPRLRSAFIIEGTGAIVGGVTSTSSNTVFVDSASGIGEGARTGLASVVTGLLFFASTFLTPLTLVVPIEVGSAALVVVGAMMMAQVVEIDFRKFAIALPAFLTIVTMPLTYSIANGIGVGFISWALINAASGRARKVHWLLWLVAAGFALYFVRGPIEAVIAAAG, encoded by the coding sequence GTGTCACAACCCACCTCCGTCCGCAACGACGCGGACCCCACGCCCGAACCCGAGGCGCCGGCCACGATCAAGGGCGGACTCGACCGCTTCTTCGAGATCACCGCGCGCGGCTCGACGTACGGCCGTGAGATCCGCGGCGGCATCGTCACGTTCGTGACGATGGCGTACATCGTCATCCTCAACCCGCTCATCATCGGCGGCATCAACGCCTCCGACGTCGAGGGCCACTTCCTCGACCCCGCGCAGGTCGGCGCCGCGACCGGCCTGACGGCCGGCGTCATGACGATCCTGTTCGGCATCGTCGCGCGCCTGCCGTTCGCGATCGCCGCGGGGCTCGGCATCAACTCCTTCCTGGCGGTCTCCGTCGTGGGCAACGTCACGTGGCAGGAGGCCATGGGCCTCGTCGTCATCAACGGCGTGATCATCGTGATCCTCGGTGCCACCGGGGCGCGCACGGCGATCTTCCGCGCGGTGCCGAAGGCGCTGAAGGCGTCGATCACGGTCGGCATCGGCCTGTTCATCGCGTTCATCGGGTTCGTCGACAGCGGGTTCGTGACCCGCACGCCCGGTGGTCCGCCCGTGCAGCTCGGCGACGCCGGGTCGATCACGTCGATCCCGACCGCGATCTTCCTGCTCGGCGTCGTGCTCATCGGCATCCTCGTGGCCCGAAAGGTGCCCGGCGGCATCCTGATCGGCATCGTGGCGACGACGATCGTCGCGATCATCGCCCAGTCGCTGCTGAAGCTCGGCCCGAGCTTCGAGGACCCGAACGGATGGCACATGACCATCCCCGAGCTGCCGAGCCAGATCTTCACCGTGCCCGACTTCGGACTCGTCGGCCAGTTCGACCTGTTCGGTGCCTTCGAGCGCATCGGCGTGCTCTCGGCGACGATGCTCGTGTTCACGCTCGTGTTCACGAACTTCTTCGACGCGATGGGCACCATGACGGGGCTCGCGAAGAATGCGGGCGTCGCCGCGAAGGACGGCACGTTCCCGCGCCTCCGCTCGGCGTTCATCATCGAGGGCACCGGCGCCATCGTGGGCGGCGTGACCTCGACCTCCTCGAACACGGTGTTCGTCGACAGTGCGTCGGGCATCGGCGAGGGCGCCCGCACGGGCCTCGCTTCGGTCGTGACGGGGCTGCTGTTCTTCGCCTCGACGTTCCTGACCCCGCTCACGCTCGTGGTGCCGATCGAGGTCGGTTCCGCAGCACTGGTCGTCGTGGGCGCCATGATGATGGCGCAGGTCGTCGAGATCGACTTCCGCAAGTTCGCGATCGCCCTGCCGGCGTTCCTGACGATCGTCACCATGCCGCTGACGTACTCGATCGCGAACGGCATCGGGGTCGGCTTCATCTCGTGGGCGCTCATCAACGCCGCGTCGGGCCGTGCCCGAAAGGTGCACTGGCTGCTGTGGCTCGTCGCCGCGGGCTTCGCGCTCTACTTCGTGCGCGGTCCGATCGAGGCGGTCATCGCCGCGGCCGGCTGA
- a CDS encoding nucleoside deaminase has translation METFASTAPTALLTDATPVAASDPAQVAASYLARAVDLATQNVREAGGPFGAIVVTADGNVYEGVNRVTANLDPTAHAEVSAIRNACQGQSTFDLTGATLYTSCEPCPMCLASALWARIDRVYFAADRDDAADAGFDDAVFYRYFEGGSEDTAIMPVANIDLGAAHRVAPFTEWNSNISRIDY, from the coding sequence ATGGAAACGTTCGCCAGCACGGCACCCACGGCACTCCTCACCGACGCGACCCCGGTCGCGGCATCCGATCCGGCGCAGGTCGCGGCATCGTACCTCGCCCGCGCGGTCGATCTCGCGACGCAGAACGTGCGCGAGGCCGGCGGCCCGTTCGGCGCGATCGTCGTCACCGCAGACGGCAACGTGTACGAGGGCGTGAACCGCGTGACGGCCAACCTCGACCCGACCGCGCACGCGGAGGTCTCGGCCATCCGCAACGCGTGCCAGGGCCAGAGCACGTTCGACCTCACGGGTGCGACGCTCTACACGAGCTGCGAACCGTGCCCCATGTGCCTCGCCTCGGCCCTGTGGGCTCGCATCGACCGCGTGTACTTCGCGGCCGACCGCGACGACGCAGCCGACGCGGGATTCGACGACGCCGTCTTCTATCGCTACTTCGAGGGAGGCAGTGAAGACACCGCGATCATGCCCGTCGCCAACATCGACCTCGGGGCAGCGCATCGAGTGGCACCCTTCACCGAGTGGAACAGCAACATCTCTCGTATCGACTACTGA